The Burkholderiales bacterium genome includes a window with the following:
- a CDS encoding FAD-binding oxidoreductase, giving the protein MQADVPLDHVVELGAEVAHRLPSFAEAGLASSWTGVYDVTPDWNPVLGALPGVEGLAVAYGFSGHGFKLSPIVGRLLAQQVLGLPTDYPLEPYALERFVTGRLLSGRYGSGAVS; this is encoded by the coding sequence GTGCAGGCCGACGTCCCGCTCGACCACGTCGTCGAACTGGGTGCGGAGGTCGCGCACCGCCTGCCCTCGTTCGCCGAGGCCGGGCTCGCGTCGTCGTGGACCGGCGTCTACGACGTGACGCCCGACTGGAATCCGGTGCTGGGCGCGCTCCCCGGGGTCGAGGGGCTAGCGGTCGCCTACGGGTTCTCCGGGCACGGGTTCAAGCTCTCGCCGATCGTCGGCCGGCTCCTCGCCCAGCAGGTGCTGGGCCTTCCCACCGACTACCCGCTCGAACCCTACGCGCTCGAGCGCTTCGTCACGGGACGGCTCCTCTCCGGCCGCTACGGCTCCGGGGCGGTCTCCTGA
- a CDS encoding QacE family quaternary ammonium compound efflux SMR transporter — MAWFALFVAGLFEVGWAIGPGSTEGFTRTWPSLGTGAAMVASVVLLGWAMKTLPVGTAYAVWTGIGAVGTVALGIVLFGEAATVARLSCVGLIVAGSSA, encoded by the coding sequence ATGGCGTGGTTCGCGTTGTTCGTCGCGGGACTCTTCGAGGTCGGCTGGGCGATCGGGCCGGGCAGTACCGAGGGATTCACGCGGACCTGGCCCAGCCTCGGGACCGGCGCGGCGATGGTCGCGAGCGTCGTGCTGCTCGGCTGGGCGATGAAGACGCTGCCGGTCGGCACGGCCTACGCGGTGTGGACCGGCATCGGCGCGGTCGGGACGGTGGCGCTCGGCATCGTGCTGTTCGGCGAGGCGGCCACGGTCGCGCGGCTCTCGTGCGTGGGATTGATCGTCGCGGGATCGTCGGCTTGA
- a CDS encoding trehalose-6-phosphate synthase, translating into MRLSLRFLLPLMLVVGLFAYAAVPLADTLMLRWFVRDLDTRSSLIASAVSEPLSGLVLTGSTPRIEQFFERLTKDERLYAVGLCIAGRTVPIATPGFPSDIACAALRDHAAAARALIRTAHGMLHLSVAPIDTGGAGPAELAILHDMSFVEKRSAETRGYLFAFFAVLAFLVALITVIVAQLSWRGWVSGLRALLRGEGLVRPATGGGLATPELRPIAGDVRELIRELEERYRPRDEGQLAWSSASLRAILEREPGGGDVIVVSNREPYIHVRTDAGIRVQHPASGLVTALEPVMRATAGTWIAHGSGSADRETVDGHDRVDVPPGEAAYRLRRIWLSKEEEDGYYSGFANEGLWPLCHIAHVRPVFRSSDFARYREVNAKFADAVAREARTDAPIVLVQDYHFALLPKMIRERLPNATIVTFWHIPWPNPEAFSICPWRAELLDGMLGSSILGFHTQFHCNNFLDTVDRVLEARVDRETSEVHVAGHATAVRRYPISIAWPPEPLARQWGVGHARAAVRERLGLAHDVKLGIGIDRLDYTKGILERFHAIDRLLDRHPEWAGRFVFVQVAAPSRGMIADYRDYASRAKALADEINAKHAAGGAAPIRLIAEHHEADAVYEYYRASDLCIVSSLHDGMNLVAKEFVSARDDERGVLVLSQFAGASRELPEALVINPYDADSFAAAIHRALTMPVDEQRDRMRLMRGLLREFNVYRWAGRMLMDAAAIRQRRKLGRRARETALSA; encoded by the coding sequence ATGCGCCTGTCGCTCCGGTTCCTGCTGCCGCTGATGCTGGTCGTCGGCCTGTTCGCCTACGCGGCGGTGCCGCTCGCCGATACGCTGATGCTGCGCTGGTTCGTGCGCGACCTCGACACGCGCAGTTCCCTCATCGCCTCCGCGGTCAGCGAGCCGCTGTCCGGCCTCGTCCTGACCGGGTCGACGCCGCGCATCGAGCAGTTCTTCGAGCGCCTGACGAAGGACGAGCGCCTCTACGCGGTCGGACTGTGCATCGCCGGGCGCACGGTGCCGATCGCCACCCCCGGGTTTCCGTCGGACATCGCCTGTGCGGCGCTGCGCGACCACGCCGCCGCCGCGCGGGCGCTGATCCGCACCGCCCACGGGATGCTGCACCTGTCGGTCGCGCCGATCGACACCGGCGGCGCGGGACCGGCGGAGCTCGCGATCCTGCACGACATGAGCTTCGTCGAGAAGCGCAGCGCGGAGACGCGGGGCTACCTGTTCGCGTTCTTCGCGGTGCTCGCGTTCCTCGTGGCGCTCATCACCGTGATCGTCGCGCAGCTCTCATGGCGGGGCTGGGTGAGCGGGTTGCGTGCGCTCCTGCGCGGCGAGGGGCTGGTGCGGCCCGCGACCGGCGGCGGCCTCGCGACGCCGGAACTGCGGCCGATCGCGGGCGACGTGCGCGAACTGATCCGCGAACTCGAGGAGCGCTACCGCCCGCGCGACGAAGGGCAGCTCGCCTGGTCGTCGGCGAGCCTGCGCGCGATCCTGGAGCGTGAACCCGGCGGCGGCGACGTGATCGTCGTGTCGAACCGCGAGCCCTACATCCACGTCCGGACCGACGCCGGCATCCGGGTCCAGCATCCCGCCTCCGGGCTCGTCACCGCGCTCGAGCCGGTCATGCGCGCGACCGCGGGCACCTGGATCGCGCACGGCAGCGGCAGCGCGGACCGCGAGACGGTCGATGGGCACGATCGCGTCGACGTGCCGCCCGGCGAGGCGGCCTACCGGTTGCGCCGGATCTGGCTCTCCAAGGAGGAGGAGGACGGCTACTACAGCGGCTTCGCGAACGAGGGCCTGTGGCCGCTGTGCCACATCGCGCACGTGCGGCCGGTCTTCCGCTCGTCGGACTTCGCGCGTTACCGCGAGGTGAACGCGAAGTTCGCCGACGCGGTCGCGCGCGAGGCCCGCACCGACGCGCCGATCGTGCTGGTCCAGGACTACCACTTCGCGCTGTTGCCGAAGATGATCCGCGAGCGGCTGCCGAACGCGACCATCGTCACCTTCTGGCACATCCCATGGCCGAATCCGGAGGCGTTCTCGATCTGCCCGTGGCGCGCCGAACTGCTCGACGGCATGCTCGGCAGCAGCATCCTCGGGTTCCACACGCAGTTCCACTGCAACAACTTCCTCGACACCGTCGACCGCGTGCTGGAGGCGCGGGTCGACCGCGAGACCTCGGAGGTCCACGTCGCCGGCCACGCGACCGCGGTGCGGCGCTACCCGATCTCGATCGCGTGGCCGCCCGAACCGCTCGCCCGCCAGTGGGGCGTCGGGCACGCGCGCGCCGCGGTGCGCGAACGCCTGGGGCTCGCGCACGACGTGAAACTCGGCATCGGCATCGACCGTCTCGACTACACCAAGGGCATCCTCGAGCGCTTCCACGCGATCGACCGCCTGCTCGACCGGCATCCCGAGTGGGCGGGCCGCTTCGTGTTCGTGCAGGTGGCGGCGCCCTCGCGCGGCATGATCGCCGACTACCGCGACTACGCTTCGCGCGCGAAAGCGCTCGCCGACGAGATCAACGCGAAGCATGCGGCCGGGGGCGCCGCCCCGATCCGCCTCATCGCGGAACACCACGAGGCGGACGCCGTCTACGAGTACTACCGGGCCTCCGACCTCTGCATCGTGTCGAGCCTGCACGACGGCATGAACCTCGTCGCCAAGGAGTTCGTGTCCGCCCGCGACGACGAGCGGGGCGTGCTGGTGCTCTCGCAGTTCGCGGGGGCCTCGCGCGAACTGCCCGAGGCGCTGGTCATCAACCCCTACGACGCCGACTCGTTCGCCGCCGCGATCCATCGCGCGCTGACGATGCCGGTGGACGAACAGCGCGACCGCATGCGGCTCATGCGCGGCCTGTTGCGCGAGTTCAACGTCTACCGCTGGGCCGGCCGCATGCTGATGGACGCCGCGGCGATCCGCCAGCGACGCAAGCTCGGACGTCGCGCGCGCGAAACGGCCCTCTCCGCATGA
- a CDS encoding DUF1850 domain-containing protein, with the protein MPGPGIGLLLVPGLAFAAAGADTACLAIASHPDGRPLAQVEAGREAFTVSYVHSVTRTPVEERYRVEGDAIVETEIRFRRHGPGLPTEADAGGQWRRDGDAWVVSMARRFHTIAMRVHADQRWRLVAEGDPRPVNLAQWGNRAVALSARPGPCLTGPTGFGAR; encoded by the coding sequence ATGCCCGGGCCCGGGATCGGGCTCCTGCTCGTCCCGGGCCTCGCCTTCGCCGCTGCGGGCGCCGACACGGCCTGCCTCGCCATCGCCTCGCACCCCGACGGCCGGCCGCTCGCGCAGGTCGAGGCAGGACGCGAAGCGTTCACGGTGTCCTACGTGCATTCGGTCACGCGCACCCCGGTCGAGGAGCGTTACCGCGTGGAGGGCGACGCCATCGTCGAGACCGAGATCCGCTTCCGCCGGCACGGCCCGGGCCTCCCGACCGAAGCGGACGCGGGCGGGCAATGGCGCCGCGACGGCGATGCGTGGGTGGTCTCGATGGCGCGCCGATTCCATACGATCGCGATGCGCGTGCACGCCGACCAGCGGTGGCGCCTCGTCGCCGAAGGCGACCCGCGTCCGGTGAACCTCGCCCAGTGGGGCAATCGCGCCGTCGCACTCAGTGCGCGACCGGGACCGTGCCTCACCGGCCCCACCGGCTTCGGCGCGCGCTGA
- the otsB gene encoding trehalose-phosphatase, with translation MIGAAAHEGTAAKHVSRRRLPPPLQRTDALFLDIDGTLLELAPTPDRVDIDPALRSTLAATARSLGGALALITGRSIRSADSLFPGLALPIAGQHGCERRGADGAMHLHSSHPGTLDRLRDLVSAFATRHPGLLVEHKGASLAVHYRAVPELASLVHREIRHVVTEVDGWTAEGGKMLVEVRPGGPDKGRAIGEFLAEAPFAGRRPVFVGDDRGDEPGFRIVERAGGIGVKVGAGRTYARHRLADVDAVRAWLAALAPPASA, from the coding sequence ATGATCGGAGCGGCCGCACACGAGGGCACGGCGGCGAAGCACGTTTCCCGTCGTCGGCTCCCGCCGCCGCTGCAGAGGACCGACGCCCTGTTCCTCGACATCGACGGCACGCTGCTCGAGCTCGCTCCGACGCCCGATCGCGTGGACATCGACCCGGCGCTGCGCTCGACCCTGGCGGCGACGGCCCGCTCGCTCGGAGGCGCGCTGGCGCTCATCACCGGCCGGTCGATCCGCAGCGCCGACAGCCTCTTCCCCGGCCTCGCGCTGCCGATCGCCGGGCAGCACGGATGCGAGCGGCGCGGCGCGGACGGCGCGATGCACCTCCACTCGAGCCATCCCGGCACGCTCGATCGCCTGCGCGATCTCGTCTCGGCGTTCGCGACGCGCCATCCGGGCCTCCTCGTCGAGCACAAGGGCGCGTCGCTCGCCGTCCACTACCGCGCGGTGCCCGAACTCGCGAGCCTCGTCCATCGTGAGATTCGCCACGTCGTCACCGAAGTCGACGGCTGGACCGCCGAAGGCGGCAAGATGCTGGTCGAGGTGCGCCCCGGCGGTCCCGACAAGGGCCGCGCGATCGGCGAATTCCTCGCCGAGGCGCCGTTCGCGGGACGAAGGCCGGTGTTCGTCGGCGACGACCGCGGCGACGAGCCGGGGTTTCGCATCGTGGAGCGCGCCGGCGGCATCGGCGTGAAGGTCGGCGCCGGTCGCACCTACGCGCGCCATCGGCTGGCCGACGTCGATGCGGTGCGCGCCTGGCTCGCCGCCCTCGCGCCGCCGGCCAGCGCTTGA
- a CDS encoding helix-turn-helix domain-containing protein — protein sequence MNLDAEACWRALSTHDARFDGRVYVGVATTGIYCRPVCRVRTPRRENVRFFTSAAAAEARGFRPCLRCRPELAPGRAAIDASSRLAQGAIELIESGVMDDDGAAGLAARVGVSDRHLRRVFDAEFGVSPVEYAQTHRLLLAKRLLTDTRLPVTDVALASGFASVRRFNALFRERYRMAPSRLRRESGAADAEVLAFELAYRPPFAFDALLGFLRDRAVDGIESADEASYTRTLAVGRGAQTHVGRVTVRHRARRSAIGVVLSSSLARVVPSVLGRVRHAFDLAADPAEIDSALGSLAGARPGLRVPGTFDGFELAVRAIVGQQVSVKAARTLLGRLVAAHGIAVDVSRDGPARLFPPAHALAALAPGELAGIGLVAARARAVHALAAAVDEGALSLDPGADVDATIRALTALPGVGDWTANYIAMRALRWPDAFLAGDLVVRRAMGVASAKEAEARSGAWRPWRAYAVMHLWNGATT from the coding sequence ATGAACCTCGACGCGGAAGCCTGCTGGCGCGCGCTCTCGACCCATGATGCCCGCTTCGACGGTCGCGTCTACGTGGGCGTCGCTACCACCGGCATCTACTGCCGGCCGGTCTGCCGCGTGCGCACGCCGCGACGCGAGAACGTCCGCTTCTTCACGAGCGCCGCGGCCGCCGAGGCGCGCGGCTTTCGCCCCTGCCTGCGTTGCCGTCCGGAACTCGCGCCCGGCCGTGCCGCGATCGACGCCTCGTCGCGACTCGCGCAGGGCGCCATCGAACTGATCGAGTCGGGCGTGATGGACGACGACGGCGCCGCCGGACTCGCCGCGAGGGTCGGCGTGTCCGATCGTCATCTGCGCCGCGTGTTCGACGCCGAGTTCGGCGTGTCTCCGGTCGAGTACGCGCAGACCCATCGCCTGCTGCTCGCGAAGCGCCTGCTCACCGACACGCGCCTCCCGGTGACCGACGTCGCGCTCGCGAGCGGATTCGCCAGCGTGCGCCGCTTCAACGCGTTGTTCCGCGAACGCTACCGGATGGCGCCGTCGCGCCTGCGCCGCGAGTCCGGCGCGGCGGACGCCGAGGTCCTCGCGTTCGAACTCGCCTACCGTCCTCCGTTCGCCTTCGATGCGCTGCTCGGCTTTCTGCGCGACCGCGCGGTCGACGGCATCGAGTCGGCCGACGAGGCGAGCTACACGCGCACGCTCGCCGTGGGACGCGGCGCGCAGACGCACGTGGGCCGCGTGACCGTGCGCCATCGGGCGCGCCGGAGCGCGATCGGCGTCGTTCTGTCGTCTTCGCTCGCCCGCGTCGTGCCTTCGGTGCTCGGCCGGGTGCGCCACGCGTTCGACCTCGCCGCCGATCCGGCTGAGATCGACTCGGCGCTGGGGTCGCTCGCCGGTGCGCGTCCGGGCCTGCGCGTGCCGGGCACGTTCGACGGCTTCGAACTCGCCGTGCGTGCGATCGTCGGCCAGCAGGTGTCGGTCAAGGCCGCGCGCACCTTGCTCGGCCGGCTCGTCGCGGCGCACGGCATCGCGGTGGACGTTTCACGCGACGGTCCGGCGCGGCTCTTCCCGCCTGCGCACGCCCTCGCTGCACTCGCGCCGGGCGAACTCGCGGGAATCGGCCTCGTCGCCGCAAGGGCACGGGCGGTGCACGCGCTCGCGGCGGCAGTGGACGAGGGCGCCCTGTCGCTCGATCCGGGCGCCGACGTCGACGCGACGATACGCGCGCTGACGGCGCTGCCGGGCGTCGGCGACTGGACGGCGAACTACATCGCGATGCGCGCTCTGCGCTGGCCCGACGCATTCCTCGCCGGCGACCTCGTCGTCCGGCGGGCGATGGGCGTCGCCTCCGCCAAGGAGGCCGAGGCGCGCAGCGGCGCGTGGCGCCCGTGGCGCGCCTATGCGGTGATGCACTTGTGGAACGGAGCGACGACATGA
- a CDS encoding FAD-dependent oxidoreductase — MESFDVVVVGGGVVGTSIACHLAMLGARRVALLERGTLGGGTTAQSSCILRTHYSVREDAELAHAAIGIFARFAEYLEDPEAVSGYNRCGLMIVAPEGARRGAEGDARGRALARHRRARPPDRRGARASSARVVRRHRARRLRARRGLRGRAPRALVVRARRPPSRRVVPRRRERDRPRPRRRRTGHRRAHAGGRATRRRRRLRPEHLVARGRGVDRDRPAAHDLAPRRIHARRARGPTRRTCRC; from the coding sequence ATGGAGAGCTTCGACGTCGTGGTCGTCGGCGGAGGCGTGGTCGGGACGTCGATCGCCTGCCACCTCGCGATGCTCGGCGCCCGCCGCGTCGCGCTCCTCGAACGCGGCACGCTGGGCGGCGGCACCACCGCGCAGTCCTCGTGCATCCTGCGCACGCACTACTCGGTGCGCGAGGACGCGGAACTCGCGCACGCGGCGATCGGCATCTTCGCGCGCTTCGCCGAGTACCTCGAAGACCCCGAGGCGGTCTCCGGCTACAACCGCTGCGGGCTGATGATCGTCGCGCCGGAAGGGGCGCGCCGAGGCGCTGAAGGCGACGCTCGCGGTCGAGCGCTCGCTCGGCATCGACGCGCGCGACCTCCCGATCGCCGAGGCGCGCGAGCGTCATCCGCTCGTGTCGTTCGACGACATCGCGCACGTCGGCTTCGAGCCCGACGCGGGCTACGCGGACGCGCACCTCGTGCTCTCGTCGTTCGTGCGCGCCGCCCGCCGTCGCGGCGTGTCGTTCCGCGAAGGCGTGAACGTGACCGGCCTCGTCCGCGACGCCGCCGGACGGGTCACCGGCGTGCGCACGCCGGCGGGCGAGCTACGCGCCGGCGCCGTCGTCTGCGCCCAGAACATCTGGTCGCGCGAGGTCGCGGCGTGGACCGGGATCGACCTGCCGCTCACGATCTCGCGCCACGCCGTATTCACGCTCGAAGGGCCCGCGGCCCTACACGAAGGACCTGCCGGTGCTGA
- a CDS encoding ABC transporter ATP-binding protein, which translates to MRRRGASRSCTASRSCPEHSRAPAGAERRSAVALSGAAKTWPNGTRALDPIDLEVRRGEFLTVLGPSGCGKSTLLHLIAGLEAPTSGDIAWWGAPFERTGTSGRRLAMVFQAPTLMPWARVDANVRLPLSLAGTPRDEADRAVDDALALVGLADSARRWPRELSGGMQMRASIARALVTRPDLLLMDEPFGALDEFTRARLDDELSALWRERGLTVVFVTHSIHEAVYLSTRVAVMGPRPGRLVDEVEIDEPFPRGERFRVTTAFAGYAERLSRRIAEAGGGIPDDAGRSRRR; encoded by the coding sequence ATGCGAAGGCGTGGAGCCTCGCGATCGTGCACGGCGTCAAGGTCCTGCCCTGAGCATTCCCGCGCACCGGCCGGCGCGGAACGACGCTCCGCGGTCGCCTTGTCGGGCGCCGCCAAGACCTGGCCCAACGGCACCCGCGCGCTCGACCCGATCGATCTCGAGGTCCGCCGCGGCGAGTTCCTGACGGTGCTCGGCCCTTCGGGCTGCGGGAAGTCGACGCTGCTGCATCTGATCGCGGGCCTCGAAGCGCCGACCTCGGGCGACATCGCGTGGTGGGGCGCCCCGTTCGAGCGGACCGGCACTTCCGGCCGCCGTCTCGCGATGGTGTTCCAGGCCCCGACGCTGATGCCCTGGGCGCGGGTCGACGCCAATGTGCGCCTGCCGCTCTCGCTCGCCGGCACGCCGCGCGACGAGGCGGATCGCGCGGTGGATGACGCACTCGCCCTCGTCGGGCTCGCCGACAGCGCGCGTCGCTGGCCGCGCGAACTCTCCGGCGGCATGCAGATGCGCGCCTCCATCGCGCGCGCGCTCGTCACCCGCCCCGACCTCCTCCTGATGGACGAGCCGTTCGGCGCGCTCGACGAGTTCACGCGCGCGCGCCTCGACGACGAACTCTCCGCGCTGTGGCGCGAGCGCGGACTGACCGTCGTGTTCGTCACGCACAGCATCCACGAGGCGGTGTACCTGTCGACGCGCGTCGCGGTCATGGGCCCGCGCCCTGGCCGCCTGGTCGACGAGGTCGAGATCGACGAACCGTTCCCGCGCGGCGAGCGCTTTCGCGTGACCACCGCATTCGCGGGCTACGCCGAACGGCTGTCCCGGCGCATCGCCGAGGCCGGCGGCGGCATCCCGGATGACGCCGGCAGAAGCAGGCGCAGATGA
- a CDS encoding TRAP transporter permease, protein MSRHDRAHAPSPHGGALTDSIEAVSQEKQAELIRAYDAESNFRKLVGPIGLFVTTIAVVLSSFHIYTAGFGLLDEIKHRSFHLALVLGLIFLVFPRPALPKRTADAAKAWGWSLVFSAFYVYLAWSLVDRLSTLGEVRNGAAFVGFIALVALISLPFPQFGGTGDRVSWLDWPLAACAASISGYFLVFFDDVFIGRVGAPIAQDYMMGVLAIVIVMEATRRTMGPLLPAIGMTCLLYALLGRHMPGILAHRGYPVDRVVNHIYVGTEGIYGIAVGVVATYVFHFVLFGILAQITGLGRLFMDLATIVAGRFSGGPAKASVVSSGLFGMISGSAIANAVTTGSLTIPLMKKYGFSARFSGAVEASASCGGQVTPPVMGASAFVMAELLGVPYKLLVIVAIVPALFHYFACLTMVHLEAKRLRLKGVEPHLIPKLSRVIGESWHLVFPLIALVTMLLLDYTPFLSAFWGIVLCFVCSYIPLIARKLGWGELQGRTLTWGPLVEGLSEGAKYALAIGAACACVGLILGTLTLSGLGFKFSGAVVDLAGQAGTAIRAIDPTGTITQNGAQVFFGLIFVAIACILMGTGIPTTPTYIILASIAAPALATLGVPLLATHFFVFYYGVLADVTPPVALAAYAAAGIAGSEPMRTGLTAFRLSMGKALVPFMFTYTPALLFIDFTWSAFVSALVAGVVGILALSAAFSRHFATSITRVEQALLSIGGIVLVFNQFWLNLAGFVIVGAMLAANVLRSRRAPGHAPDPG, encoded by the coding sequence ATGAGCAGGCACGACCGCGCCCACGCACCGTCGCCGCACGGCGGCGCGCTCACCGACTCGATCGAGGCCGTCTCGCAGGAGAAGCAGGCCGAACTCATCCGCGCCTACGACGCGGAATCGAATTTCCGCAAGCTGGTCGGCCCGATCGGGCTCTTCGTCACCACGATCGCGGTCGTCCTGTCGTCGTTCCACATCTACACCGCCGGATTCGGACTGCTGGACGAGATCAAGCACCGCTCGTTCCATCTCGCGCTGGTGCTGGGCCTGATCTTCCTCGTGTTCCCGCGTCCGGCGCTGCCGAAACGCACGGCCGACGCGGCGAAGGCCTGGGGCTGGAGCCTCGTCTTCTCCGCGTTCTACGTCTATCTCGCGTGGTCGCTGGTCGACCGGCTCTCGACGCTGGGCGAGGTCCGGAACGGCGCGGCCTTCGTCGGATTCATCGCGCTGGTGGCGCTCATCTCGCTCCCGTTCCCGCAGTTCGGGGGCACCGGCGATCGCGTGTCCTGGCTCGACTGGCCGCTCGCCGCCTGCGCCGCATCGATCTCCGGGTACTTCCTCGTCTTCTTCGACGACGTGTTCATCGGTCGCGTCGGCGCACCGATCGCGCAGGACTACATGATGGGCGTGCTCGCGATCGTGATCGTGATGGAGGCGACGCGGCGCACGATGGGCCCGCTGCTGCCCGCGATCGGCATGACCTGCCTGCTCTACGCGCTCCTCGGCCGGCACATGCCCGGCATCCTCGCGCACCGCGGTTATCCGGTCGACCGCGTCGTCAACCACATCTACGTGGGCACCGAAGGCATCTACGGAATCGCGGTGGGCGTCGTCGCCACCTACGTGTTCCACTTCGTGCTGTTCGGGATCCTCGCGCAGATCACCGGGCTCGGCCGCCTGTTCATGGACCTGGCGACGATCGTGGCGGGACGGTTCTCGGGCGGGCCGGCGAAGGCCAGTGTCGTCTCGTCCGGACTCTTCGGGATGATCTCGGGCTCCGCCATCGCCAACGCGGTGACGACCGGGTCGCTGACGATCCCGCTGATGAAGAAATACGGCTTCTCCGCGCGGTTCTCCGGCGCCGTCGAAGCCTCGGCGTCCTGCGGCGGGCAGGTCACGCCCCCGGTGATGGGCGCCTCCGCGTTCGTGATGGCGGAACTCCTCGGCGTGCCCTACAAGCTCCTCGTGATCGTCGCGATCGTACCGGCGCTGTTCCACTACTTCGCCTGCCTCACGATGGTCCATCTCGAGGCGAAGCGGCTGCGGCTGAAAGGCGTCGAGCCGCATCTGATCCCGAAACTCTCGCGCGTGATCGGCGAGAGCTGGCACCTCGTGTTCCCGCTCATCGCGCTGGTGACGATGCTGCTGCTCGACTACACGCCGTTCCTGTCGGCGTTCTGGGGCATCGTGCTGTGCTTCGTCTGCTCCTACATTCCGCTCATCGCGCGGAAGCTCGGCTGGGGCGAGTTGCAGGGCCGCACGCTCACCTGGGGACCGCTCGTCGAAGGATTGTCCGAGGGCGCCAAGTACGCGCTCGCGATCGGTGCGGCGTGCGCGTGCGTCGGCCTGATCCTCGGCACGCTGACGCTCTCCGGGCTCGGATTCAAGTTCTCGGGCGCGGTCGTCGACCTCGCCGGACAGGCGGGCACGGCGATCCGCGCGATCGATCCGACCGGAACGATCACCCAGAACGGCGCTCAGGTGTTCTTCGGCCTCATCTTCGTCGCGATCGCCTGCATCCTGATGGGCACCGGCATCCCGACGACGCCGACCTACATCATCCTCGCGTCGATCGCCGCCCCCGCGCTCGCGACGCTCGGCGTGCCTCTGCTCGCCACCCACTTCTTCGTCTTCTACTACGGCGTGCTCGCCGACGTGACGCCGCCGGTCGCGCTCGCCGCCTACGCCGCCGCGGGCATCGCCGGATCGGAGCCGATGCGCACCGGCCTCACCGCGTTCCGGCTCTCGATGGGCAAGGCGCTCGTGCCGTTCATGTTCACCTACACGCCGGCGCTGCTGTTCATCGACTTCACCTGGAGCGCGTTCGTCTCCGCGCTCGTCGCGGGCGTCGTCGGCATCCTCGCGCTGTCGGCCGCCTTCTCGCGCCACTTCGCGACCTCGATCACGCGCGTCGAACAGGCGCTGCTGTCGATCGGCGGGATCGTGCTGGTGTTCAACCAGTTCTGGCTGAACCTCGCCGGCTTCGTCATCGTCGGCGCGATGCTCGCCGCCAACGTGCTGCGCTCGCGCCGGGCGCCCGGCCACGCACCGGACCCGGGTTAG
- a CDS encoding ABC transporter substrate-binding protein, translating into MESPGRRRFALLALCALAAASLAGLAHAQGRDRVVFATDWFAQAEHGGFYQAQAEGIYAKHGLDVTIRMGGPQVNGLQLLAAGQLDVAMADGLQVLSAIEQKVPLVAIAATFQKNPTVVIAHPGVSRLEQLKGKPIAIASAANTTFWPWLKAQFGFDDAQKRPYAFSVQPFLADPTLSQQGFATSEPFSIEKAGVKPVVFLLADFGYPPYSEALVVRRDTLVRRADVLERFVRASAEGWKSYLANPAPGNALIRKDNPQMSDELLAFSVDQMKKHAIVEGGSAKRDGLLSMTDARWRATVDFLKLTRLAKPDVDYAKAWSLAIVHGVKVLP; encoded by the coding sequence ATGGAATCGCCAGGCCGCCGACGCTTCGCGCTCCTCGCGCTGTGCGCGCTCGCCGCTGCATCGCTCGCGGGGCTCGCGCATGCGCAGGGCAGGGACCGGGTCGTCTTCGCCACCGACTGGTTCGCCCAGGCCGAGCACGGCGGTTTCTACCAGGCGCAGGCCGAAGGCATCTACGCGAAGCACGGGCTCGACGTGACGATCAGGATGGGCGGTCCGCAGGTCAACGGACTGCAACTCCTCGCGGCCGGACAGCTCGACGTCGCGATGGCGGACGGGCTGCAGGTCCTGAGCGCGATCGAGCAGAAGGTCCCGCTCGTCGCGATCGCGGCGACGTTCCAGAAGAATCCGACCGTGGTCATCGCGCACCCCGGCGTATCCCGCCTCGAACAACTGAAGGGCAAGCCCATCGCGATCGCTTCGGCCGCGAACACGACGTTCTGGCCGTGGCTCAAGGCGCAATTCGGTTTCGACGACGCGCAGAAGCGCCCGTACGCGTTCTCGGTGCAGCCGTTCCTCGCAGATCCGACGCTCTCGCAGCAGGGCTTCGCGACCTCCGAGCCGTTCTCGATCGAGAAGGCCGGCGTGAAGCCGGTCGTGTTCCTGCTCGCCGACTTCGGCTATCCGCCCTACTCCGAAGCGCTGGTCGTCCGGCGCGACACGCTCGTCCGCCGCGCCGACGTGCTCGAACGCTTCGTGCGCGCGTCCGCCGAAGGGTGGAAGAGCTACCTCGCGAATCCGGCGCCGGGGAACGCGCTCATCCGGAAGGACAATCCGCAGATGAGCGACGAACTGCTGGCCTTCAGCGTCGACCAGATGAAGAAGCACGCGATCGTCGAGGGCGGCAGCGCGAAGCGGGACGGACTGCTGTCGATGACCGACGCGCGCTGGCGCGCCACCGTCGATTTCCTGAAACTCACGCGGCTCGCGAAGCCGGACGTCGACTATGCGAAGGCGTGGAGCCTCGCGATCGTGCACGGCGTCAAGGTCCTGCCCTGA